The DNA segment TTAGCGAGAATCAAGGGTAATTGGGTTGCACACCCTCTTATCGGTAATAATGCTTTTCGTCTCGAAATGATTCCCGCAGATGGAGAGGGAGTCTATAGGGATGATTCTGACACTATTAAAGTTAAATTACTTAAGGATTTAGAGCAACTCCAGCATACCGTAGTTTTAGCAGGTTGTACTCCCGCTATCTCTCTCTGGGCTCGTGCTGCTGAGTTGTGGCATCCTGAGTTACGGGTTCATTGGACTTTTGATAATAGTATGAATGCTTTATCTCGTCTCAGTCGGGGAGAAGTTCATCTTGCGGGTGTACATCTCTATGATGAGGAAACTAAACAGTATAATATCCCCTTTGTTAAATCTGTGTTGGGAAATACACCCGCGGTGGTGATTAATTTAGGTAGTTGGGAAGAGGGATTATTGATTCAGTCGGGTAATCCTTTAGCTATTCACACCGTCGCTGATTTACAGCAACCTGGTGTTAAGATTGTTAATCGAGAGTTGGGTTCTGGTAGTCGTCAAGTTTTAGAGCGATCGCTTCGACAAGAGGGGGTTGACTTTGACTCTATTAATGGGTTTGATTATATAGTTTCAGGACATTTGGCAGTAGCCCAAGCCGTTTTAAGTAATCAAGCTGTAGCAGGTGTTAGCACAGCTTCAGTAGCCGCAGCTTTTGGTTTAGATTTTTTACCTCTACAAAATTCTCGTTATGATTTAGTTATCCTTAAAC comes from the Gloeocapsa sp. DLM2.Bin57 genome and includes:
- a CDS encoding helix-turn-helix domain-containing protein, which codes for MAKQEPELSNNLKQIRLRLGMSQQDLANLVGVSRQTIGGIESQQYAPSTSVAIRLAKALGCQVEDLFWIDQDITEITAIPTESTPKGKNLRLSLARIKGNWVAHPLIGNNAFRLEMIPADGEGVYRDDSDTIKVKLLKDLEQLQHTVVLAGCTPAISLWARAAELWHPELRVHWTFDNSMNALSRLSRGEVHLAGVHLYDEETKQYNIPFVKSVLGNTPAVVINLGSWEEGLLIQSGNPLAIHTVADLQQPGVKIVNRELGSGSRQVLERSLRQEGVDFDSINGFDYIVSGHLAVAQAVLSNQAVAGVSTASVAAAFGLDFLPLQNSRYDLVILKPYLDEAPIQQLLSTLGHRRVLSQLQALGGYDTSQTGEIIAILE